The proteins below are encoded in one region of Hordeum vulgare subsp. vulgare chromosome 3H, MorexV3_pseudomolecules_assembly, whole genome shotgun sequence:
- the LOC123444472 gene encoding uncharacterized protein LOC123444472, producing MELQEESSDVGALVSAPSRNLSSSSSTFVSANQSPFFTPRSLSARRPEHAHIEHNNSPTGIALKIGDILSSDTLVHREQLPSANIRLLLDDASPLPSLCTSSNFGTPAIVYNNPSFISTFNGPYQGSSSATPTSNCDRSTRKEKQKRQVGIYRKSSSSQPTPSAASVSRLRTYDVYIGFHGRKASLLRFTNWLRAELEIHGISCFASDRSRCRNSHSHDAVERVMNASTYGIVILTKKSFGNPYTIEELRNFFGKKNLIPIFFDLCAADCLARDIIEKRGELWEKHGGELWMLYGGMENEWRESVDALSRVIDVQLEANDTNWRASILQAVILLATKLGRRSVVDRVNRWRARVEKDEFPFPRNGDFVGRKKELSELELILFGDVSGEGEKKYFELKTKQRRKGPVSGWSANNYEQLNADTIKGKEPVLWKETEEGIEMQRLGTPLQHGRQPRVKNGGRYGRKKKTRKILYGKGIACISGESGMGKTDLALEYAYRFSQRYKMILWVRGESRYIRHNYLSLRTLLEVDLSVDTRLHEKGSDRCFEEQEEEAIAKIRQELMRDIPYLVIIDNLESEKDWWDKRVIMDLLPQFGGETHFIITTRLPRVMNLEPMKLSYLSGAEAMTLMKGAVKEYPLMEIDALKVIEEKLGRLTLGLGIVGAILSELPITPSRLLDTLNRPSPVRDFSWNEREVISLKNHEILVRLLDVCLSIFEHADGPRSMAIRMVQVSGWFAPSAVPIHMLALAAHKIPKKHRRGPRWRKWWRTLTCGLATSRMQRSEAEAAAMLVRFGIARCSAKSEYIQFHDMIRLYARKRGGTRTAQAAVQSVYLRGSIKHSSEHLWAACFMAFGFGSDPFLVELRPAELMFFVKQIVVPLAINTFITYSRCNAALELLRLCTDALERAAESMLSHAGKWRETSISCFRPVQSEAQYTYLWQELALLKASVLETRAKLMLRGGQYGIGDDLIRKAIFIRTSICGEHHPDTVSARETLSKLTRLLTNVHLS from the coding sequence ATGGAGCTTCAAGAGGAAAGCTCTGATGTCGGGGCTTTGGTCTCAGCACCATCAAGGAACCTGTCATCCTCTTCCTCGACATTTGTTTCTGCCAACCAGTCACCTTTCTTCACACCACGCTCACTGTCTGCTCGTCGCCCAGAGCATGCTCATATCGAGCACAATAACTCCCCAACTGGTATCGCGCTGAAAATTGGTGATATTCTTTCCAGTGACACTCTGGTACATCGGGAGCAGTTACCATCAGCCAACATAAGGTTATTGCTAGATGATGCTTCTCCTCTTCCTAGCCTTTGCACTTCAAGTAATTTTGGAACTCCAGCAATTGTCTATAACAATCCCAGCTTCATTTCCACCTTCAATGGCCCATACCAAGGTAGTTCGTCAGCGACTCCGACTAGCAATTGTGATCGTTCAACTCGAAAGGAGAAACAGAAGAGGCAGGTGGGAATATATCGGAAATCTTCATCCTCTCAACCTACGCCATCAGCAGCTTCTGTCAGTAGGCTTCGAACCTACGATGTGTACATAGGGTTTCATGGCCGCAAGGCTTCACTGCTGAGGTTCACAAATTGGCTTCGTGCAGAACTTGAGATTCATGGAATCAGTTGCTTTGCTTCTGATCGGTCCAGGTGTCGGAATTCACACAGCCATGATGCTGTTGAGAGGGTAATGAATGCTTCCACATATGGAATTGTCATCCTTACAAAGAAGTCATTTGGCAATCCTTATACGATTGAGGAGCTCAGGAACTTCTTTGGCAAGAAAAACCTGAtccctatattctttgacttgtgTGCTGCTGATTGCCTTGCCAGAGATATCATAGAGAAGAGAGGAGAACTGTGGGAGAAACATGGTGGTGAGCTGTGGATGTTATATGGTGGAATGGAGAATGAATGGAGGGAATCAGTTGATGCTCTTTCTCGGGTGATAGATGTGCAGTTAGAAGCGAATGATACCAATTGGAGAGCCTCCATACTGCAAGCAGTTATTCTTTTGGCCACGAAATTAGGTAGGAGAAGTGTGGTTGATCGGGTGAATAGGTGGAGAGCGAGGGTGGAGAAAGATGAATTTCCTTTCCCTCGCAATGGTGATTTCGTCGGGAGGAAAAAGGAGCTCTCGGAGTTGGAGCTCATTTTGTTTGGTGATGTCAGTGGGGAAGGGGAAAAGAAGTATTTTGAGCTCAAGACAAAGCAAAGAAGAAAAGGCCCTGTGAGTGGCTGGTCTGCTAACAATTATGAGCAATTAAATGCAGATACCATCAAGGGAAAGGAACCAGTTTTGTGGAAGGAGACTGAGGAAGGCATTGAGATGCAGAGACTGGGCACTCCACTGCAGCATGGCCGACAACCGAGAGTGAAGAACGGTGGGAGATATGGGAGGAAGAAAAAAACTAGGAAGATACTCTATGGAAAGGGTATTGCTTGCATATCAGGGGAATCTGGAATGGGCAAGACAGATTTGGCTTTGGAGTACGCATACAGGTTCTCCCAGAGATATAAGATGATTTTGTGGGTCAGAGGGGAGAGCAGATACATTCGACATAATTATTTGTCTTTGCGGACTCTTCTGGAAGTAGATTTAAGTGTTGATACTCGATTGCATGAGAAAGGAAGTGACCGATGCTTTGAGGAACAGGAAGAGGAAGCCATTGCCAAGATAAGACAAGAACTGATGCGGGACATACCGTATTTAGTTATCATTGATAATCTGGAGAGTGAGAAGGACTGGTGGGACAAGAGAGTCATAATGGACCTTCTCCCACAATTTGGTGGAGAGACTCACTTCATCATAACAACACGCCTTCCACGGGTGATGAACTTGGAGCCAATGAAGCTTTCTTATTTATCTGGTGCTGAGGCAATGACTCTGATGAAGGGGGCTGTCAAGGAATACCCGCTAATGGAAATTGATGCGCTCAAGGTCATTGAAGAAAAGCTTGGGAGGCTCACTCTTGGCCTAGGTATTGTTGGAGCTATACTCTCAGAGCTTCCAATTACTCCAAGTAGGCTTCTTGACACGTTGAATCGGCCATCGCCCGTAAGAGATTTTTCTTGGAATGAGAGAGAAGTGATCAGCTTGAAAAATCATGAAATCCTTGTTAGACTCCTGGATGTCTGCCTATCGATATTTGAGCACGCAGATGGTCCCAGGAGTATGGCAATTCGTATGGTTCAAGTGAGTGGTTGGTTTGCACCATCTGCAGTTCCAATCCATATGTTGGCTCTGGCTGCACATAAAATCCCAAAGAAGCATCGGAGGGGTCCAAGGTGGAGGAAGTGGTGGCGAACACTGACTTGTGGCCTTGCAACTTCTAGGATGCAGAGATCTGAAGCCGAAGCAGCTGCAATGTTGGTGAGGTTTGGAATTGCCAGGTGCAGCGCAAAGTCTGAGTATATCCAGTTCCATGATATGATCAGGCTATATGCTCGCAAGCGAGGAGGCACAAGAACGGCTCAAGCTGCGGTCCAGTCAGTGTACCTCCGAGGCTCAATAAAACATTCTTCTGAGCACCTATGGGCTGCCTGCTTCATGGCTTTTGGATTTGGTTCTGATCCTTTTCTGGTAGAACTGAGGCCAGCTGAGTTGATGTTCTTTGTGAAGCAGATTGTCGTGCCACTTGCGATAAACACATTCATTACATATTCCCGATGCAACGCTGCGCTGGAGCTCCTGCGCCTGTGCACGGACGCATTGGAGCGTGCAGCTGAATCCATGCTCTCTCATGCTGGCAAATGGAGAGAAACATCAATCTCCTGCTTTAGGCCAGTTCAGTCAGAAGCCCAGTACACCTATCTTTGGCAGGAGCTGGCTCTTCTGAAAGCTTCTGTACTAGAAACACGGGCCAAGCTGATGCTCCGAGGCGGACAGTATGGCATCGGGGATGACCTGATACGGAAGGCCATATTCATCCGAACCTCCATCTGCGGCGAGCACCACCCCGACACGGTCTCGGCTCGAGAAACCCTCAGTAAACTAACAAGGCTTCTTACAAACGTCCACCTTAGTTGA